A stretch of Brachyhypopomus gauderio isolate BG-103 chromosome 3, BGAUD_0.2, whole genome shotgun sequence DNA encodes these proteins:
- the LOC143510013 gene encoding uncharacterized protein LOC143510013 → MAFLKQNTCPSLVVQLLQMLEQGRKEVDKPLKDSFEETPTVPDVVFKMFLLCQQQARLEVEALRKENKLLKQDTAKLSSEVESLRHNLQLTTHALNDVLTVSERHTGLTETARLQRERELARARAQDFLATRSGTSRPSLLVTVESPYSQHSTGDEAPVIHPKAPAPVPMSLRLDATSSSSEYPYDTTDGSASEAQSEASVENHPPRADAPSASSCHESAEPSYSSLASAPLLLSNKKSNTNPAMSFGPPYSLHDVQTRDIPSGTTARKPYLNAEHHSTDPRTGWRSDVRVPASSSRRNAGISQLEMRKGSLLPPMDRDQEGRKHAGDHYPLCDVQTRDISLGTTVRKPCMNAEHHSTDPRTGWHSDVHAPATSSRGNAEISQLEMHKGSLLPPMHTEQVGRRHADVHHWQNVQTRDVSPGRADNGPYLNAEHHSTDPRTGWHSDVHATAFSSRRNTDISQLEMHKGSLLPPRHRETGGSRHPIDHELHHLDSEGPPSYSNRHVLEHFPRLKLLDSLAKDMEPFNPASPNYHVEDYLKEIERSLSDLPYATEQEKVKLIWKTTSRSVHTFIESQPFSIRDSYTQLCKALAEEYSPFFDEASAFMSAINIKHKRSEHPRDYFNRLKQTFFQGRNGPGLTEDRTFKSLFLHNLHPCVRTHVTLLACQGDLSMREIRKTTQTVWETVVQPSMPGGDSKGLQDPPYALPLKGDVPGIISAHSSAFSMQ, encoded by the coding sequence ATGGCTTTTCTAAAGCAGAATACTTGTCCATCTCTGGttgttcagctccttcagatgcttgAACAAGGTAGAAAGGAAGTTGACAAACCTCTAAAGGACTCCTTTGAGGAGACCCCTACCGTTCcagatgtagtttttaaaatgttccttctatgtcagcagcaggctcgcttggaagtagaggcactacgcaaggaaaataaactcctcaaacaggacactgctaagctcagttctgaggttgagagccttcgccacaacctccaactgaccactcatgcgctgaatgatgtgctcaccgtaagtgaacgtcacacgggcttaacagaaactgcccgcctccaaagGGAGCGTGAGCTTGCTCGTGCGAGAGCGCAAGATTTCCTTGCAACTAGATCCGGCACCTCTAGACCTTCTTTATTAGTTACAGTAGAAAGCCCATATAGtcagcactccacaggtgatGAAGCACCTGTCATACATCCTAAGGCCCCGGCTCCAGTCCCCATGAGTCTTAGATTAGATGcaactagttcttcctcagagtatccatatgatactactgacggttcagcttctgaagctcaaagtgaagcctctgtggagaatcaccCTCCTAGAGCAGATGCCCCATCTGCATCCTCTTGCCACGAGTCAGCAGAGCCCTCTTACTCGTCCCTAGCTTCTGCCCCCTTACTCTTGAGTAACAAAAAGAGTAATACTAATCCTGCTATGTCTTTTGGCcctccttattctctgcatgatgtccagaccagggacatcccgtcaggtacaacagctaggaagccttacttaaatgctgagcatcattccactgacccacgcacaggctggcgcagtgacgtacgtgttccagcttcttcctcaaggagaaatgcaggtatttctcaacttgagatgcgcaaaggctcactgttgccccctatggacagagaccaggaaggtagaaagcatgctggtgaccattatcctctgtgtgatgtccagaccagggacatctcattaggtaccacagttaggaagccttgtatgaatgctgagcatcattccactgacccacgcacaggctggcacagtgatgtacatgctccagctacttcctcaagaggaaatgcagaaatttcccaacttgagatgcacaaaggctcactgttgccccctatgcACACAGAGCAGGTCGGCAGGAGGCATGCtgatgtacaccactggcagaacgtacagacaagggacgtctcaccaggtagagcagataacgggccttacttaaacgctgagcatcattccactgacccacgcacaggctggcacagtgacgtacatgctacagctttttcctcaaggagaaatacagatatttctcaacttgagatgcataaaggctcattactgccacctaggcacagagagacaggaggcagtaggcatCCCATTGACCATGAGTTACACCACTTGGATAGTGAAGGTCCACCTTCCTATTCTAATAGacatgtccttgaacatttcccTCGGTTAAAGCTGCTAGATTCACTAGCCAAGGACATGGAGCCATTCAACCCAGCAAGTCCAAactaccatgttgaagactacctcaaGGAAATTGAGCGTAGCCTCTCAGACTTGCCCTATGCAACAGAACAAGAGAAAGTGAAGCtaatttggaaaaccacctctagatcagttcacacgttcatagagtcacagccgttttccattagggacagttacactcagctttgcaaagccctcgctgaggagtattcccctttctttgacgaagcgtcagcattcatgtcagccattaacattaagcacaagcgttcagagcatcccagagactactttaatcgcttgaaacaaacatttttccagggaaggaatggaccaggtctcacagaagacaggaccttcaaatccctatttttgcaTAACCTCCACCCTTGTGTGAGAACCCATGTCACACTTTTGGCATGCCAAGGAGACCTGTCGATGCgtgagatcagaaagaccacgcagacagtttgggagactgttgtGCAGCCCAGTATGCCTGGAGGAGACTCCAAGGGGCTCCAAGATCCTCCCTATGCTCTCCCTttaaagggagatgttcctggcaTCATCTCCGCTCACAGTTCTGCATTCTCAATGCAGTAG